The Impatiens glandulifera chromosome 3, dImpGla2.1, whole genome shotgun sequence genome contains a region encoding:
- the LOC124929924 gene encoding transcription factor MYB120-like, with amino-acid sequence MVKSEEKEKEVGLKKGTWTEEEDEVLADYIRKHGEESSWNTVEKESGLNRCAKSCRLRWVNHLRPELKKGPLTANEIETIVRLHARIGNKWSRIAEKIPGRTDNDIKNFWNTRIKSCERRGLPLYPPEVVQELLNEEKNQMNMVPTTVNFNNNYPYPSSRIKFNNYDNFSSSSSSPSSLLLNFPPALSSSSSYYPRPPPHVASSSSNHQSLQLIQPPPIDPNAFSSFRPSPKLMIDGFGNNTSTNHHLPSYSYHAFQQVAQNSGLQSFQLPPPSSTVAAAHNMFSSFQHLPNLNDIHHNSLYFHSFQFAPPSSSYAAAATTRVPHNSFQFGPHHNLPSSSNADAAAADAFPVDRNHPDLLPSFQYKPPSPIVDDNSFSSLQQPLDQIIENIDHGLTSSSNDPFEMAPIVDNTLSSLNQPLHQNLPSSSSSSSQNYFPELPSIQPQDPFHLPQFDNLSQSPATQNLQSNCMPSRKRTHDDQMSTSQEEHALLGKNYSGDTSNMSIREKILNEELLDSFAFGHNSVLNEDDKMRSPFFSKYLMNPRKHWSGL; translated from the exons ATGGTGAAAtctgaagaaaaagaaaaagaagttgGATTGAAAAAAGGAACATggacagaagaagaagacgaagttTTAGCTGATTACATCCGTAAGCATGGGGAGGAGTCCAGCTGGAACACGGTTGAGAAGGAATCTGGACTCAACCGATGCGCTAAATCATGCAGGTTAAGGTGGGTAAACCATTTAAGGCCCGAATTGAAGAAAGGTCCGTTAACCGCCAATGAAATAGAGACGATCGTTCGTCTTCATGCTAGGATCGGAAATAAATGGTCCCGCATAGCAGaaaag ATTCCTGGAAGAACAGATAACGATATTAAGAACTTTTGGAACACTCGAATCAAAAGTTGTGAGCGTCGTGGCCTACCACTTTATCCGCCTGAGGTAGTTCAAGAATTATTAAATGAAGAGAAGAACCAAATGAATATGGTACCTACTACTGTCAACTTCAACAACAATTATCCTTATCCTAGTAGTAGGATCAAATTCAACAACTATGACAActtcagcagcagcagcagcagcccTTCTTCACTTCTTCTTAACTTTCCTCCTgcattatcttcttcttcttcttattatccTAGGCCTCCTCCTCAtgttgcttcttcttcttcaaatcatcaatcaCTTCAATTAATTCAGCCTCCTCCTATTGATCCTAATGCTTTCTCTTCATTTCGACCATCGCCAAAGCTGATGATTGACGGTTTTGGAAACAATACTAGTACTAATCATCATCTTCCTTCCTATTCTTACCATGCTTTCCAGCAGGTAGCTCAGAATTCAGGCCTCCAATCATTCCAATTACCGCCGCCTAGTAGTACTGTTGCTGCTGCTCATAATATGTTCTCTTCATTTCAACATCTACCTAATCTCAATGATATTCATCATAACTCATTATACTTCCATTCATTCCAATTTGCGCCTCCTTCATCTTCTTATGCTGCTGCTGCTACTACTCGGGTGCCTCATAATTCATTTCAATTTGGGCCACATCATAATCTTCCTTCATCTTCTAATGCTgatgctgctgctgctgatgCTTTTCCAGTGGATCGTAATCATCCAGACCTCCTCCCTTCATTCCAGTATAAGCCTCCTAGTCCTATTGTTGACGACAATAGTTTCTCTTCATTACAGCAACCACTTGATcagattattgaaaatattgatcATGGTCTTACTTCCTCTTCTAATGATCCTTTTGAGATGGCTCCTATTGTTGACAATACTTTGTCTTCATTAAATCAACCACTTCATCAAAATttgccatcatcatcatcatcatcttctcaGAATTATTTTCCAGAGCTCCCTTCAATCCAACCTCAAGATCCTTTTCATTTGCCACAATTCGACAATCTTTCCCAATCACCCGCAACCCAAAATCTACAGTCAAATTGTATGCCTAGTCGAAAGAGAACCCACGATGATCAAATGTCAACTTCACAAGAGGAGCATGCATTATTGGGAAAGAACTATTCTGGAGATACATCAAATATGTCAATTAGGG AAAAAATTCTAAACGAAGAATTACTCGACTCTTTTGCTTTTGGTCATAACTCGGTGCTTAATGAAGACGACAAGATGAGGTCTCCGTTTTTCTCTAAATATCTTATGAATCCGAGAAAACATTGGAGTGGATTGTGA